From one Paramormyrops kingsleyae isolate MSU_618 chromosome 1, PKINGS_0.4, whole genome shotgun sequence genomic stretch:
- the pkp2 gene encoding plakophilin-2 isoform X1 produces the protein MSDTRSFKSAQISARRSETLDTSLALPAEENMAVLHEKAPDRNARVQEQVRLTLARKKKDAISNGNIYSQDSTFDSGKGLQYSVMAQSPSHLGSVGMYSLKRLTRSGEMSPKSSPLLSYGTLFGSQNSGTGCQGAYTLPAARSFKHHTRSEMPLSQRVQAPPQTNQNKGSLHRSYRKQRSLLGQQQAGSLSLLTAGRGKGMDQGNRQHSCSASFASVELDSRVGQAGSMKAAALLGNQNGRQQAGSLSLLTAGRGKGRDQGNKQDSCTTSFASVDSWVGQTCNMKPAAQLENQNGRQQAGNLSLLTAGRSKGMDQGNKQETCTTLFASVDVDSRVGQTGSMKAAAQLGNQNGVCVMKGRKSQSALTLERAVNQLSHTDTDLQVSAAYFIQHQCFISRWCKNKLLLLGGIPKLLKVLQSDNEELQKAGISALRNAVYEDSKNKEEVRDQNGIRTLVSLLHSNRDIETRVQLTGLLWNLSSHDCLKDQISKEGLKILTESIIVPCSGISEGENPKNDLLVHPEIFYNATGCLRNLSSAGPLTRTELRDCNSLIDALVHFVQTTIADHNADDKSTENCVCILHNLSYQMDAEKSESPPAPQQDPAPLIKVPGCFGSRSKEIAQATPQLPLSDEKKEETNPQGKQWLSSSNAVRMYLSLVARSSRKCTLEAATGALLNATIGIGMMQQNMAQTIVKTEKGLENLKKLLFNPEHSVRRVALSLLNNISHYQVLHEELVKQVLPDLISMLPSPGSGAEVPMEITVLLCRILTNLSLYNSEHVRAISNHGGLAKIMDISSVKNGMSPSKASDAASALLQAMWEHKDLRLSFINAGYKKADFINGGTKKAISLPWNAEKTKMDKRLPKKAEQMPPSGNGERSN, from the exons GCAACATCTACTCCCAGGATTCTACATTTGACTCGGGAAAGGGACTTCAGTACTCAGTGATG GCGCAGTCTCCTTCGCATCTAGGATCAGTGGGAATGTACAGCTTGAAGAGGCTGACGCGCAGTGGAGAAATGTCCCCCAAGTCAAGCCCTCTCCTGTCCTATGGCACACTTTTTGGATCGCAGAACTCTGGAACAGGCTGTCAGGGAGCCTACACTCTACCTGCAGCCAGAAGTTTCAAGCATCACACTCGCTCAGAAATGCCACTCAGCCAGAGAGTACAGGCCCCTCCTCAGACAAACCAGAACAAGGGCAGCCTGCACAGATCTTACAGGAAACAGAGATCCCTCCTTGGTCAGCAACAGGCAGGCAGCCTGTCCCTCCTGACTGCAGGCCGAGGGAAAGGCATGGACCAAGGCAACAGGCAGCACTCCTGTTCGGCTTCATTTGCTAGCGTGGAGCTGGACAGTCGGGTGGGACAGGCAGGCAGTATGAAGGCTGCTGCCCTGCTAGGGAACCAGAATGGTCGGCAACAGGCAGGCAGCCTGTCCCTCCTGACTGCAGGCCGAGGGAAAGGCAGGGACCAAGGCAACAAGCAGGACTCCTGTACGACTTCGTTTGCTAGCGTGGACAGTTGGGTGGGGCAGACATGCAATATGAAGCCCGCTGCCCAGCTGGAGAACCAGAATGGTCGGCAACAGGCAGGCAACCTGTCCCTCCTGACTGCAGGCCGAAGCAAAGGCATGGACCAAGGCAACAAGCAGGAGACCTGTACGACTTTGTTTGCTAGCGTGGACGTGGACAGTCGGGTGGGACAGACAGGCAGTATGAAGGCCGCTGCCCAACTGGGGAACCAGAATGGTGTTTGTGTAATGAAAGGGCG GAAGAGCCAATCAGCACTGACATTGGAGAGGGCCGTGAACCAGCTCTCCCACACCGACACAGACTTGCAGGTTTCTGCTGCATATTTCATCCAGCACCAATGCTTCATCAGTAGATGGTGTAAGAACAAG CTACTTCTCCTCGGCGGCATTCCCAAGCTGCTCAAAGTACTTCAAAGTGACAATGAAGAGCTGCAGAAGGCTGGCATCAGCGCGCTGCGCAATGCTGTTTATGAGGACAGTAAAAACAAGGAAGAAGTGAGGGATCAGAATGGCATTAGAACCCTGGTTAGCCTGCTACACAGCAACAGAGACATAGAAACAAGGGTGCAGCTCACAG GTTTGCTGTGGAACCTATCATCCCACGACTGTCTGAAGGATCAAATCTCCAAAGAGGGCCTAAAGATCCTTACGGAGTCCATCATTGTACCCTGCTCGGGTATTTCTGAGGGGGAAAATCCTAAAAACGACCTCCTGGTCCACCCAGAAATTTTCTATAATGCTACAGGCTGTCTGCG CAACCTCAGCTCAGCTGGCCCTCTCACCCGCACAGAATTGCGAGACTGCAACAGCCTCATTGATGCACTGGTCCATTTCGTGCAAACGACCATCGCTGACCACAATGCCGACGACAAG TCCACAGAGAACTGCGTCTGCATCCTGCACAACCTGTCATACCAGATGGATGCGGAAAAATCCGAAAGCCCGCCTGCTCCGCAGCAGGACCCGGCCCCTCTCATTAAAGTGCCGGGCTGCTTTGGATCACGCAGCAAAGAGATTGCGCAGGCCACACCG CAGCTCCCCCTGTCGGACGAGAAGAAAGAAGAGACTAACCCCCAGGGCAAGCAGTGGCTGTCAAGTTCCAATGCAGTGCGCATGTACCTGTCGCTCGTGGCCCGCAGCAGTCGCAAATGCACACTGGAGGCGGCCACCGGGGCACTGCTGAATGCCACTATTGGCATCGGGATG ATGCAGCAAAACATGGCCCAGACCATCGTGAAGACGGAGAAGGGCCTAGAGAATCTGAAGAAATTGCTGTTCAACCCAGAGCACAGCGTGAGGAGAGTGGCGCTGTCCTTGTTGAATAACATCTCTCACTACCAAGTGCTGCACGAAGAATTGG TGAAACAGGTCTTACCTGACCTGATCAGCATGCTGCCAAGCCCAGGGTCCGGTGCAGAAGTGCCCATGGAGATCACCGTGCTACTGTGTCGCATCCTTACCAACCTGAGCCTGTACAATAGTGAGCATGTGCGAGCTATCTCCAACCATGGTGGCCTGGCGAAGATCATGGACATCAGCTCCGTGAAGAATGG GATGAGCCCTTCCAAGGCCAGCGATGCTGCTTCAGCCCTGCTCCAAGCCATGTGGGAACACAAAGACCTGCGTCTTTCATTCATCAAT GCTGGATACAAGAAAGCAGATTTCATCAACGGTGGGACAAAGAAAGCCATCAGTTTACCATGGAAtgctgaaaaaacaaaaatggacaagAGGCTCCCAAAAAAGGCTGAGCAGATGCCACCTAGTGGCAATGGAGAGCGCAGCAACTGA
- the pkp2 gene encoding plakophilin-2 isoform X2, translated as MSDTRSFKSAQISARRSETLDTSLALPAEENMAVLHEKAPDRNARVQEQVRLTLARKKKDAISNGNIYSQDSTFDSGKGLQYSVMAQSPSHLGSVGMYSLKRLTRSGEMSPKSSPLLSYGTLFGSQNSGTGCQGAYTLPAARSFKHHTRSEMPLSQRVQAPPQTNQNKGSLHRSYRKQRSLLGQQQAGSLSLLTAGRGKGMDQGNRQHSCSASFASVELDSRVGQAGSMKAAALLGNQNGRQQAGSLSLLTAGRGKGRDQGNKQDSCTTSFASVDSWVGQTCNMKPAAQLENQNGRQQAGNLSLLTAGRSKGMDQGNKQETCTTLFASVDVDSRVGQTGSMKAAAQLGNQNGVCVMKGRKSQSALTLERAVNQLSHTDTDLQVSAAYFIQHQCFISRWCKNKLLLLGGIPKLLKVLQSDNEELQKAGISALRNAVYEDSKNKEEVRDQNGIRTLVSLLHSNRDIETRVQLTGLLWNLSSHDCLKDQISKEGLKILTESIIVPCSGISEGENPKNDLLVHPEIFYNATGCLRNLSSAGPLTRTELRDCNSLIDALVHFVQTTIADHNADDKSTENCVCILHNLSYQMDAEKSESPPAPQQDPAPLIKVPGCFGSRSKEIAQATPLPLSDEKKEETNPQGKQWLSSSNAVRMYLSLVARSSRKCTLEAATGALLNATIGIGMMQQNMAQTIVKTEKGLENLKKLLFNPEHSVRRVALSLLNNISHYQVLHEELVKQVLPDLISMLPSPGSGAEVPMEITVLLCRILTNLSLYNSEHVRAISNHGGLAKIMDISSVKNGMSPSKASDAASALLQAMWEHKDLRLSFINAGYKKADFINGGTKKAISLPWNAEKTKMDKRLPKKAEQMPPSGNGERSN; from the exons GCAACATCTACTCCCAGGATTCTACATTTGACTCGGGAAAGGGACTTCAGTACTCAGTGATG GCGCAGTCTCCTTCGCATCTAGGATCAGTGGGAATGTACAGCTTGAAGAGGCTGACGCGCAGTGGAGAAATGTCCCCCAAGTCAAGCCCTCTCCTGTCCTATGGCACACTTTTTGGATCGCAGAACTCTGGAACAGGCTGTCAGGGAGCCTACACTCTACCTGCAGCCAGAAGTTTCAAGCATCACACTCGCTCAGAAATGCCACTCAGCCAGAGAGTACAGGCCCCTCCTCAGACAAACCAGAACAAGGGCAGCCTGCACAGATCTTACAGGAAACAGAGATCCCTCCTTGGTCAGCAACAGGCAGGCAGCCTGTCCCTCCTGACTGCAGGCCGAGGGAAAGGCATGGACCAAGGCAACAGGCAGCACTCCTGTTCGGCTTCATTTGCTAGCGTGGAGCTGGACAGTCGGGTGGGACAGGCAGGCAGTATGAAGGCTGCTGCCCTGCTAGGGAACCAGAATGGTCGGCAACAGGCAGGCAGCCTGTCCCTCCTGACTGCAGGCCGAGGGAAAGGCAGGGACCAAGGCAACAAGCAGGACTCCTGTACGACTTCGTTTGCTAGCGTGGACAGTTGGGTGGGGCAGACATGCAATATGAAGCCCGCTGCCCAGCTGGAGAACCAGAATGGTCGGCAACAGGCAGGCAACCTGTCCCTCCTGACTGCAGGCCGAAGCAAAGGCATGGACCAAGGCAACAAGCAGGAGACCTGTACGACTTTGTTTGCTAGCGTGGACGTGGACAGTCGGGTGGGACAGACAGGCAGTATGAAGGCCGCTGCCCAACTGGGGAACCAGAATGGTGTTTGTGTAATGAAAGGGCG GAAGAGCCAATCAGCACTGACATTGGAGAGGGCCGTGAACCAGCTCTCCCACACCGACACAGACTTGCAGGTTTCTGCTGCATATTTCATCCAGCACCAATGCTTCATCAGTAGATGGTGTAAGAACAAG CTACTTCTCCTCGGCGGCATTCCCAAGCTGCTCAAAGTACTTCAAAGTGACAATGAAGAGCTGCAGAAGGCTGGCATCAGCGCGCTGCGCAATGCTGTTTATGAGGACAGTAAAAACAAGGAAGAAGTGAGGGATCAGAATGGCATTAGAACCCTGGTTAGCCTGCTACACAGCAACAGAGACATAGAAACAAGGGTGCAGCTCACAG GTTTGCTGTGGAACCTATCATCCCACGACTGTCTGAAGGATCAAATCTCCAAAGAGGGCCTAAAGATCCTTACGGAGTCCATCATTGTACCCTGCTCGGGTATTTCTGAGGGGGAAAATCCTAAAAACGACCTCCTGGTCCACCCAGAAATTTTCTATAATGCTACAGGCTGTCTGCG CAACCTCAGCTCAGCTGGCCCTCTCACCCGCACAGAATTGCGAGACTGCAACAGCCTCATTGATGCACTGGTCCATTTCGTGCAAACGACCATCGCTGACCACAATGCCGACGACAAG TCCACAGAGAACTGCGTCTGCATCCTGCACAACCTGTCATACCAGATGGATGCGGAAAAATCCGAAAGCCCGCCTGCTCCGCAGCAGGACCCGGCCCCTCTCATTAAAGTGCCGGGCTGCTTTGGATCACGCAGCAAAGAGATTGCGCAGGCCACACCG CTCCCCCTGTCGGACGAGAAGAAAGAAGAGACTAACCCCCAGGGCAAGCAGTGGCTGTCAAGTTCCAATGCAGTGCGCATGTACCTGTCGCTCGTGGCCCGCAGCAGTCGCAAATGCACACTGGAGGCGGCCACCGGGGCACTGCTGAATGCCACTATTGGCATCGGGATG ATGCAGCAAAACATGGCCCAGACCATCGTGAAGACGGAGAAGGGCCTAGAGAATCTGAAGAAATTGCTGTTCAACCCAGAGCACAGCGTGAGGAGAGTGGCGCTGTCCTTGTTGAATAACATCTCTCACTACCAAGTGCTGCACGAAGAATTGG TGAAACAGGTCTTACCTGACCTGATCAGCATGCTGCCAAGCCCAGGGTCCGGTGCAGAAGTGCCCATGGAGATCACCGTGCTACTGTGTCGCATCCTTACCAACCTGAGCCTGTACAATAGTGAGCATGTGCGAGCTATCTCCAACCATGGTGGCCTGGCGAAGATCATGGACATCAGCTCCGTGAAGAATGG GATGAGCCCTTCCAAGGCCAGCGATGCTGCTTCAGCCCTGCTCCAAGCCATGTGGGAACACAAAGACCTGCGTCTTTCATTCATCAAT GCTGGATACAAGAAAGCAGATTTCATCAACGGTGGGACAAAGAAAGCCATCAGTTTACCATGGAAtgctgaaaaaacaaaaatggacaagAGGCTCCCAAAAAAGGCTGAGCAGATGCCACCTAGTGGCAATGGAGAGCGCAGCAACTGA
- the pkp2 gene encoding plakophilin-2 isoform X3: protein MAQSPSHLGSVGMYSLKRLTRSGEMSPKSSPLLSYGTLFGSQNSGTGCQGAYTLPAARSFKHHTRSEMPLSQRVQAPPQTNQNKGSLHRSYRKQRSLLGQQQAGSLSLLTAGRGKGMDQGNRQHSCSASFASVELDSRVGQAGSMKAAALLGNQNGRQQAGSLSLLTAGRGKGRDQGNKQDSCTTSFASVDSWVGQTCNMKPAAQLENQNGRQQAGNLSLLTAGRSKGMDQGNKQETCTTLFASVDVDSRVGQTGSMKAAAQLGNQNGVCVMKGRKSQSALTLERAVNQLSHTDTDLQVSAAYFIQHQCFISRWCKNKLLLLGGIPKLLKVLQSDNEELQKAGISALRNAVYEDSKNKEEVRDQNGIRTLVSLLHSNRDIETRVQLTGLLWNLSSHDCLKDQISKEGLKILTESIIVPCSGISEGENPKNDLLVHPEIFYNATGCLRNLSSAGPLTRTELRDCNSLIDALVHFVQTTIADHNADDKSTENCVCILHNLSYQMDAEKSESPPAPQQDPAPLIKVPGCFGSRSKEIAQATPQLPLSDEKKEETNPQGKQWLSSSNAVRMYLSLVARSSRKCTLEAATGALLNATIGIGMMQQNMAQTIVKTEKGLENLKKLLFNPEHSVRRVALSLLNNISHYQVLHEELVKQVLPDLISMLPSPGSGAEVPMEITVLLCRILTNLSLYNSEHVRAISNHGGLAKIMDISSVKNGMSPSKASDAASALLQAMWEHKDLRLSFINAGYKKADFINGGTKKAISLPWNAEKTKMDKRLPKKAEQMPPSGNGERSN from the exons ATG GCGCAGTCTCCTTCGCATCTAGGATCAGTGGGAATGTACAGCTTGAAGAGGCTGACGCGCAGTGGAGAAATGTCCCCCAAGTCAAGCCCTCTCCTGTCCTATGGCACACTTTTTGGATCGCAGAACTCTGGAACAGGCTGTCAGGGAGCCTACACTCTACCTGCAGCCAGAAGTTTCAAGCATCACACTCGCTCAGAAATGCCACTCAGCCAGAGAGTACAGGCCCCTCCTCAGACAAACCAGAACAAGGGCAGCCTGCACAGATCTTACAGGAAACAGAGATCCCTCCTTGGTCAGCAACAGGCAGGCAGCCTGTCCCTCCTGACTGCAGGCCGAGGGAAAGGCATGGACCAAGGCAACAGGCAGCACTCCTGTTCGGCTTCATTTGCTAGCGTGGAGCTGGACAGTCGGGTGGGACAGGCAGGCAGTATGAAGGCTGCTGCCCTGCTAGGGAACCAGAATGGTCGGCAACAGGCAGGCAGCCTGTCCCTCCTGACTGCAGGCCGAGGGAAAGGCAGGGACCAAGGCAACAAGCAGGACTCCTGTACGACTTCGTTTGCTAGCGTGGACAGTTGGGTGGGGCAGACATGCAATATGAAGCCCGCTGCCCAGCTGGAGAACCAGAATGGTCGGCAACAGGCAGGCAACCTGTCCCTCCTGACTGCAGGCCGAAGCAAAGGCATGGACCAAGGCAACAAGCAGGAGACCTGTACGACTTTGTTTGCTAGCGTGGACGTGGACAGTCGGGTGGGACAGACAGGCAGTATGAAGGCCGCTGCCCAACTGGGGAACCAGAATGGTGTTTGTGTAATGAAAGGGCG GAAGAGCCAATCAGCACTGACATTGGAGAGGGCCGTGAACCAGCTCTCCCACACCGACACAGACTTGCAGGTTTCTGCTGCATATTTCATCCAGCACCAATGCTTCATCAGTAGATGGTGTAAGAACAAG CTACTTCTCCTCGGCGGCATTCCCAAGCTGCTCAAAGTACTTCAAAGTGACAATGAAGAGCTGCAGAAGGCTGGCATCAGCGCGCTGCGCAATGCTGTTTATGAGGACAGTAAAAACAAGGAAGAAGTGAGGGATCAGAATGGCATTAGAACCCTGGTTAGCCTGCTACACAGCAACAGAGACATAGAAACAAGGGTGCAGCTCACAG GTTTGCTGTGGAACCTATCATCCCACGACTGTCTGAAGGATCAAATCTCCAAAGAGGGCCTAAAGATCCTTACGGAGTCCATCATTGTACCCTGCTCGGGTATTTCTGAGGGGGAAAATCCTAAAAACGACCTCCTGGTCCACCCAGAAATTTTCTATAATGCTACAGGCTGTCTGCG CAACCTCAGCTCAGCTGGCCCTCTCACCCGCACAGAATTGCGAGACTGCAACAGCCTCATTGATGCACTGGTCCATTTCGTGCAAACGACCATCGCTGACCACAATGCCGACGACAAG TCCACAGAGAACTGCGTCTGCATCCTGCACAACCTGTCATACCAGATGGATGCGGAAAAATCCGAAAGCCCGCCTGCTCCGCAGCAGGACCCGGCCCCTCTCATTAAAGTGCCGGGCTGCTTTGGATCACGCAGCAAAGAGATTGCGCAGGCCACACCG CAGCTCCCCCTGTCGGACGAGAAGAAAGAAGAGACTAACCCCCAGGGCAAGCAGTGGCTGTCAAGTTCCAATGCAGTGCGCATGTACCTGTCGCTCGTGGCCCGCAGCAGTCGCAAATGCACACTGGAGGCGGCCACCGGGGCACTGCTGAATGCCACTATTGGCATCGGGATG ATGCAGCAAAACATGGCCCAGACCATCGTGAAGACGGAGAAGGGCCTAGAGAATCTGAAGAAATTGCTGTTCAACCCAGAGCACAGCGTGAGGAGAGTGGCGCTGTCCTTGTTGAATAACATCTCTCACTACCAAGTGCTGCACGAAGAATTGG TGAAACAGGTCTTACCTGACCTGATCAGCATGCTGCCAAGCCCAGGGTCCGGTGCAGAAGTGCCCATGGAGATCACCGTGCTACTGTGTCGCATCCTTACCAACCTGAGCCTGTACAATAGTGAGCATGTGCGAGCTATCTCCAACCATGGTGGCCTGGCGAAGATCATGGACATCAGCTCCGTGAAGAATGG GATGAGCCCTTCCAAGGCCAGCGATGCTGCTTCAGCCCTGCTCCAAGCCATGTGGGAACACAAAGACCTGCGTCTTTCATTCATCAAT GCTGGATACAAGAAAGCAGATTTCATCAACGGTGGGACAAAGAAAGCCATCAGTTTACCATGGAAtgctgaaaaaacaaaaatggacaagAGGCTCCCAAAAAAGGCTGAGCAGATGCCACCTAGTGGCAATGGAGAGCGCAGCAACTGA
- the pkp2 gene encoding plakophilin-2 isoform X4: MYSLKRLTRSGEMSPKSSPLLSYGTLFGSQNSGTGCQGAYTLPAARSFKHHTRSEMPLSQRVQAPPQTNQNKGSLHRSYRKQRSLLGQQQAGSLSLLTAGRGKGMDQGNRQHSCSASFASVELDSRVGQAGSMKAAALLGNQNGRQQAGSLSLLTAGRGKGRDQGNKQDSCTTSFASVDSWVGQTCNMKPAAQLENQNGRQQAGNLSLLTAGRSKGMDQGNKQETCTTLFASVDVDSRVGQTGSMKAAAQLGNQNGVCVMKGRKSQSALTLERAVNQLSHTDTDLQVSAAYFIQHQCFISRWCKNKLLLLGGIPKLLKVLQSDNEELQKAGISALRNAVYEDSKNKEEVRDQNGIRTLVSLLHSNRDIETRVQLTGLLWNLSSHDCLKDQISKEGLKILTESIIVPCSGISEGENPKNDLLVHPEIFYNATGCLRNLSSAGPLTRTELRDCNSLIDALVHFVQTTIADHNADDKSTENCVCILHNLSYQMDAEKSESPPAPQQDPAPLIKVPGCFGSRSKEIAQATPQLPLSDEKKEETNPQGKQWLSSSNAVRMYLSLVARSSRKCTLEAATGALLNATIGIGMMQQNMAQTIVKTEKGLENLKKLLFNPEHSVRRVALSLLNNISHYQVLHEELVKQVLPDLISMLPSPGSGAEVPMEITVLLCRILTNLSLYNSEHVRAISNHGGLAKIMDISSVKNGMSPSKASDAASALLQAMWEHKDLRLSFINAGYKKADFINGGTKKAISLPWNAEKTKMDKRLPKKAEQMPPSGNGERSN, encoded by the exons ATGTACAGCTTGAAGAGGCTGACGCGCAGTGGAGAAATGTCCCCCAAGTCAAGCCCTCTCCTGTCCTATGGCACACTTTTTGGATCGCAGAACTCTGGAACAGGCTGTCAGGGAGCCTACACTCTACCTGCAGCCAGAAGTTTCAAGCATCACACTCGCTCAGAAATGCCACTCAGCCAGAGAGTACAGGCCCCTCCTCAGACAAACCAGAACAAGGGCAGCCTGCACAGATCTTACAGGAAACAGAGATCCCTCCTTGGTCAGCAACAGGCAGGCAGCCTGTCCCTCCTGACTGCAGGCCGAGGGAAAGGCATGGACCAAGGCAACAGGCAGCACTCCTGTTCGGCTTCATTTGCTAGCGTGGAGCTGGACAGTCGGGTGGGACAGGCAGGCAGTATGAAGGCTGCTGCCCTGCTAGGGAACCAGAATGGTCGGCAACAGGCAGGCAGCCTGTCCCTCCTGACTGCAGGCCGAGGGAAAGGCAGGGACCAAGGCAACAAGCAGGACTCCTGTACGACTTCGTTTGCTAGCGTGGACAGTTGGGTGGGGCAGACATGCAATATGAAGCCCGCTGCCCAGCTGGAGAACCAGAATGGTCGGCAACAGGCAGGCAACCTGTCCCTCCTGACTGCAGGCCGAAGCAAAGGCATGGACCAAGGCAACAAGCAGGAGACCTGTACGACTTTGTTTGCTAGCGTGGACGTGGACAGTCGGGTGGGACAGACAGGCAGTATGAAGGCCGCTGCCCAACTGGGGAACCAGAATGGTGTTTGTGTAATGAAAGGGCG GAAGAGCCAATCAGCACTGACATTGGAGAGGGCCGTGAACCAGCTCTCCCACACCGACACAGACTTGCAGGTTTCTGCTGCATATTTCATCCAGCACCAATGCTTCATCAGTAGATGGTGTAAGAACAAG CTACTTCTCCTCGGCGGCATTCCCAAGCTGCTCAAAGTACTTCAAAGTGACAATGAAGAGCTGCAGAAGGCTGGCATCAGCGCGCTGCGCAATGCTGTTTATGAGGACAGTAAAAACAAGGAAGAAGTGAGGGATCAGAATGGCATTAGAACCCTGGTTAGCCTGCTACACAGCAACAGAGACATAGAAACAAGGGTGCAGCTCACAG GTTTGCTGTGGAACCTATCATCCCACGACTGTCTGAAGGATCAAATCTCCAAAGAGGGCCTAAAGATCCTTACGGAGTCCATCATTGTACCCTGCTCGGGTATTTCTGAGGGGGAAAATCCTAAAAACGACCTCCTGGTCCACCCAGAAATTTTCTATAATGCTACAGGCTGTCTGCG CAACCTCAGCTCAGCTGGCCCTCTCACCCGCACAGAATTGCGAGACTGCAACAGCCTCATTGATGCACTGGTCCATTTCGTGCAAACGACCATCGCTGACCACAATGCCGACGACAAG TCCACAGAGAACTGCGTCTGCATCCTGCACAACCTGTCATACCAGATGGATGCGGAAAAATCCGAAAGCCCGCCTGCTCCGCAGCAGGACCCGGCCCCTCTCATTAAAGTGCCGGGCTGCTTTGGATCACGCAGCAAAGAGATTGCGCAGGCCACACCG CAGCTCCCCCTGTCGGACGAGAAGAAAGAAGAGACTAACCCCCAGGGCAAGCAGTGGCTGTCAAGTTCCAATGCAGTGCGCATGTACCTGTCGCTCGTGGCCCGCAGCAGTCGCAAATGCACACTGGAGGCGGCCACCGGGGCACTGCTGAATGCCACTATTGGCATCGGGATG ATGCAGCAAAACATGGCCCAGACCATCGTGAAGACGGAGAAGGGCCTAGAGAATCTGAAGAAATTGCTGTTCAACCCAGAGCACAGCGTGAGGAGAGTGGCGCTGTCCTTGTTGAATAACATCTCTCACTACCAAGTGCTGCACGAAGAATTGG TGAAACAGGTCTTACCTGACCTGATCAGCATGCTGCCAAGCCCAGGGTCCGGTGCAGAAGTGCCCATGGAGATCACCGTGCTACTGTGTCGCATCCTTACCAACCTGAGCCTGTACAATAGTGAGCATGTGCGAGCTATCTCCAACCATGGTGGCCTGGCGAAGATCATGGACATCAGCTCCGTGAAGAATGG GATGAGCCCTTCCAAGGCCAGCGATGCTGCTTCAGCCCTGCTCCAAGCCATGTGGGAACACAAAGACCTGCGTCTTTCATTCATCAAT GCTGGATACAAGAAAGCAGATTTCATCAACGGTGGGACAAAGAAAGCCATCAGTTTACCATGGAAtgctgaaaaaacaaaaatggacaagAGGCTCCCAAAAAAGGCTGAGCAGATGCCACCTAGTGGCAATGGAGAGCGCAGCAACTGA